Proteins encoded together in one Musa acuminata AAA Group cultivar baxijiao chromosome BXJ3-6, Cavendish_Baxijiao_AAA, whole genome shotgun sequence window:
- the LOC135641766 gene encoding uncharacterized protein LOC135641766, which yields MKIRASSALKRIYSVVVAMVKAKSMAVKSKTSALKTRLLVLGLLHNKKVLMKAINHKIHALMGQERGEGGAHSAEEQNKAIVLYDAAKNEALPSPTSAEPSYYDDDDNYPDLRHSLFDVEDEDDEELVNTTGSVVDLVRNSREDGSEFSLEDEIDHVADVFIRRFHRQMRLQKLESFKRYQEMLQRSV from the coding sequence ATGAAGATCCGGGCTTCCTCCGCCTTGAAGCGGATATACTCCGTTGTGGTGGCCATGGTGAAGGCCAAGTCGATGGCGGTGAAGAGCAAAACCAGTGCCCTGAAGACCAGGCTCCTGGTCCTGGGGCTGCTTCATAACAAGAAGGTCCTGATGAAGGCAATCAACCACAAGATCCATGCGCTGATGGGCCAAGAGAGAGGTGAAGGAGGTGCCCATTCCGCCGAGGAACAGAACAAGGCGATCGTGCTCTACGATGCTGCTAAGAACGAAGCCCTGCCGAGTCCAACGAGCGCGGAACCTTCGTACTATGACGACGACGATAACTATCCAGATCTGAGGCATTCTCTCTTCGACGTGGAGGACGAAGATGATGAGGAGCTTGTGAACACCACTGGATCCGTCGTTGATCTCGTCAGGAACTCCAGGGAGGATGGCTCTGAGTTCAGTCTGGAGGACGAGATCGACCACGTAGCGGACGTGTTCATTAGGAGATTTCACAGGCAGATGAGGCTGCAGAAGCTGGAATCCTTCAAGCGGTATCAGGAGATGTTGCAGAGGAGCGTGTAA